In Hymenobacter sp. DG01, one genomic interval encodes:
- a CDS encoding site-specific integrase → MDFTKLAPRFADHPTVLNWLMFKSALYNADSTILSYSYVLSDYLAHCAQEQIDYIHATSQDVVGYFRALTDRPIIRNNRPLQRQLSDGSRKHRLAVLRLYYLYLKEESIRTTIPIRHGFSAKRKRGLSCAGELPVKQHISWIPDGEQWGRILDVMQTESLRNQLMLSLAFECALRRAELCALRISDVARGSGGNMVYIRAETTKTKRARRVYYSEGTKHLLQQYLNLYHYGAQGSDKALFISESKRNRGQGISVWTWASVIKRVAQRTRLPQLKTHTMRHLGITVFASKGWESPYVSLYAGHQHPSSTGIYLHPLPDATQHSIEQALVRLAQRNEVQQ, encoded by the coding sequence ATGGACTTTACTAAGCTCGCACCGCGTTTTGCGGACCACCCTACTGTGTTAAACTGGTTGATGTTCAAATCAGCCTTATATAACGCCGACAGTACGATTTTATCATATTCATACGTATTATCTGACTACTTAGCGCATTGTGCTCAAGAGCAGATTGACTATATCCACGCTACATCACAGGACGTCGTAGGCTACTTCCGTGCGCTAACTGACCGACCCATTATTCGAAATAATCGCCCCTTACAACGACAATTGTCGGACGGCAGTCGCAAACATCGGTTGGCCGTGTTGCGACTCTATTACCTCTATCTAAAGGAGGAAAGCATTCGCACTACCATTCCTATCCGGCACGGATTCTCCGCAAAACGAAAACGCGGCCTCAGTTGCGCGGGCGAATTACCCGTCAAGCAGCATATATCGTGGATACCGGATGGAGAACAATGGGGACGAATCTTGGATGTTATGCAGACAGAGTCACTGCGCAACCAGTTGATGTTATCTCTGGCATTTGAATGTGCCCTACGCCGGGCAGAATTATGTGCTCTGCGCATTAGCGATGTCGCACGGGGTAGTGGAGGCAATATGGTGTACATCCGTGCTGAAACTACCAAAACGAAACGTGCGCGCCGGGTATATTATTCCGAAGGTACTAAGCACTTACTGCAGCAATACCTAAACCTCTACCACTATGGTGCTCAAGGATCCGATAAGGCACTGTTTATATCGGAATCCAAACGCAACCGGGGGCAGGGCATCTCCGTGTGGACTTGGGCAAGCGTGATTAAACGTGTTGCCCAACGCACACGCCTGCCTCAACTCAAGACGCATACCATGCGCCATTTGGGCATTACCGTCTTCGCGTCAAAGGGGTGGGAATCCCCGTACGTATCCTTATATGCTGGTCACCAACACCCAAGTAGCACTGGCATATATCTGCATCCGTTGCCCGATGCCACACAACACAGTATCGAACAAGCGCTGGTGCGCCTCGCTCAACGCAATGAGGTGCAGCAATGA
- a CDS encoding single-stranded DNA-binding protein has translation MHQITLTGNLGKDAVVRDVKGSKAIGFSVAVNEHYTKQGGEKVEQTTWYDCTIWRKEGQKTTIADYLKEGQQVLIQGTPKASGYQNAQKEWVPTIEVRVTSIELVGKKAAAATTGGSQSANNEAGAFTSDDDNDLPF, from the coding sequence ATGCATCAGATCACCCTCACTGGCAACCTCGGCAAAGATGCCGTAGTACGCGATGTAAAAGGCTCAAAAGCCATCGGCTTCAGCGTAGCCGTTAATGAACACTACACCAAGCAAGGCGGCGAGAAAGTGGAGCAGACTACCTGGTACGACTGCACCATCTGGCGCAAGGAAGGCCAGAAAACCACGATTGCCGACTACCTCAAAGAAGGGCAGCAGGTTCTGATTCAGGGTACGCCCAAAGCCAGCGGCTATCAGAATGCGCAGAAAGAGTGGGTACCAACCATTGAAGTCCGGGTTACTAGCATCGAGCTGGTGGGGAAAAAGGCGGCGGCCGCAACTACCGGTGGCAGCCAGTCGGCCAATAATGAAGCAGGAGCTTTCACTTCCGACGACGACAACGATCTGCCGTTCTAA
- a CDS encoding phage Gp37/Gp68 family protein, translated as MGKDTKIEWAHHTFNPWRGCEKVSAGCKNCYAEVQSKRNPAVLGEWGPGGQRVPAAEKYWQLPVQWNKQAQQDGERRRVFCLSLGDVFEDRDELKPWRLRLFMLIMDTPHLDWLLLTKRPELVMEGISYAFATSPFMHPVGPWLYNWMQGEPPANVFLGTSVENQATADSRLQWLLSIPAVRHFASMEPLLGPVDLTRIRVTDEIFGFQHPMTGLPLKPLTVREQSAFDQPGNELPYCLDWVIVGGESGPKARPVHPAWVRSLQQQCQEAGVSFLFKQWGEWVPQGQLCGGDYGRSGDQPWEPNDSTHVWRVGKTGAGRLLDGLLYDEVPGPLDEELTTP; from the coding sequence ATGGGTAAAGACACTAAAATCGAATGGGCGCACCACACATTTAATCCTTGGCGGGGTTGCGAGAAAGTATCAGCGGGCTGCAAAAACTGTTACGCTGAGGTGCAGAGTAAGCGCAATCCGGCCGTACTCGGTGAATGGGGACCTGGGGGCCAGCGAGTGCCGGCAGCGGAGAAATACTGGCAGCTGCCGGTGCAGTGGAACAAGCAGGCACAACAGGACGGAGAGCGGCGGCGGGTTTTCTGCCTTTCGCTGGGGGATGTATTCGAGGATCGGGATGAGCTGAAACCCTGGCGCCTACGGCTGTTCATGCTCATTATGGATACCCCGCACCTGGATTGGCTGCTGCTGACCAAGCGCCCGGAATTGGTAATGGAAGGCATTTCGTACGCCTTTGCCACCTCCCCTTTTATGCACCCGGTTGGCCCCTGGCTCTACAACTGGATGCAGGGTGAGCCACCCGCTAATGTATTCCTGGGCACTTCCGTTGAAAATCAAGCTACTGCTGATTCCCGCCTACAGTGGCTGCTGAGCATTCCGGCCGTGCGCCACTTTGCCAGCATGGAGCCCCTGTTAGGCCCAGTGGATCTAACCCGCATCCGGGTTACGGATGAGATTTTCGGGTTTCAGCACCCCATGACTGGCCTGCCCCTGAAGCCGCTGACGGTCCGGGAACAGTCAGCGTTTGATCAGCCCGGCAACGAGTTGCCTTATTGCCTGGATTGGGTAATTGTCGGGGGAGAGTCGGGGCCGAAAGCCCGGCCGGTGCATCCGGCCTGGGTGCGCAGCCTGCAGCAGCAGTGCCAGGAAGCCGGCGTGAGTTTCTTATTCAAACAGTGGGGGGAATGGGTGCCCCAGGGCCAGCTGTGCGGCGGCGATTACGGCCGATCCGGAGATCAGCCCTGGGAGCCAAACGACAGTACCCACGTCTGGCGGGTAGGCAAGACCGGCGCGGGCCGGTTGCTGGATGGATTACTGTATGACGAGGTGCCTGGTCCCCTCGACGAGGAATTAACCACCCCGTAA